One Cervus canadensis isolate Bull #8, Minnesota chromosome 31, ASM1932006v1, whole genome shotgun sequence genomic region harbors:
- the LOC122432562 gene encoding LOW QUALITY PROTEIN: pre-rRNA-processing protein TSR1 homolog (The sequence of the model RefSeq protein was modified relative to this genomic sequence to represent the inferred CDS: inserted 1 base in 1 codon) has product MAAHRSGPLKQQNKAHKGGRHRGRGSAQRDGKGRLAPKTLSKKVRKDLSRVDQRHCASQLRKQKKEAVLAEKRQLGSKDGPPHXGDLHTVLDMAKVADTILFLLDPLEGWDSTGDYCLSCLFAQGLPAYTLAVQGISSLPPKKQVDARRKLSKAVEKRFPEDKLLLLDTQQEAGMLLRQLANQKQRHLAFRDRRAYLFAHAADFVPSEENDLMGTLKISGYVRGQALNVNSVLHIIGHGDFQMKQIDAPVDPFPLNPRVIRSSKDSGAAMEICSSDAVADMEEDPKVLMKADPDRQASLQTEVIPDPMEGEQTWPTEEELSEAHDLLKESSKVVKKVPKGTSSYQAEWILDEDGESGGEGDEYDDIEHENFMEEESQDEGSEEEEEEECETMTIGESVRDDLYDEKVDEEAEEKMLEKYKQERLEEMFPDEVDTPRDVAARIRFQKYRGLKSFRTSPWDPKENLPRDYARIFQFQNFINTRRRIFKEIEEEEVEGAEVGWYVTLHVSEVPVSVVEHFKRGTPLIAFSLLPHEQKMSVLNMVVSRHPGNTEPVKAKEELIFHCGFRRFRASPLFSQHTAADKHKFQRFLTADTALVVTVYAPITFPPASVLLFKQNSNGMHSLIATGHLLSVDPDRMVIKRVVLSGHPFKIFTKTAVVRYMFFNREDVLWFKPVELRTKWGRRGHIKEPLGTHGHMKCSFDGKLKSQDTVLMNLYKRVFPKWTYDPYVPEPVPWVKSEISSTVPEMDME; this is encoded by the exons ATGGCGGCCCATCGCTCAGGCCCGCTTAAGCAGCAGAATAAAGCGCATAAAGGCGGGCGGCATCGGGGTCGAGGGTCCGCGCAGCGAGACGGCAAGGGCCGTCTAGCACCGAAAACCCTCAGCAAGAAGGTGAGAAAAGATCTCAGCAGGGTGGACCAGAGGCATTGCGCCAGCCAGCTCCGAAAGCAGAAGAAGGAGGCGGTTTTGGCAGAAAAGAGACAGCTTGGCAGCAAGGATGGCCCTCCTC CAGGGGATCTGCACACTGTGTTAGACATGGCTAAAGTGGCTGATACCATCCTGTTCCTCCTTGATCCACTAGAAGGCTGGGATAGCACCGGGGATTACTGCCTTTCTTGCCTGTTTGCTCAGGGCCTTCCCGCCTATACGTTGGCTGTTCAAGGGATTTCTAGCCTCCCGCCAAAGAAACAAGTAGATGCCAGAAGAAAGCTAAGTAAAGCAGTGGAGAAGCGCTTTCCTGAGGACAAACTCCTCCTGTTAGATACTCAGCAGGAGGCAGGGATGCTGCTCAGGCAGTTGGCTAACCAGAAGCAACGGCATCTTGCCTTTCGAGATCGGCGTGCCTATCTATTTGCTCATGCTGCTGACTTTGTGCCTAGTGAAGAGAATGACTTGATGGGCACCTTGAAGATCTCAGGCTATGTTCGTGGGCAGGCTCTGAATGTAAATAGTGTGCTGCATATCATTGGACATGGTGATTTCCAGATGAAGCAGATAGATGCCCCTGTGGACCCTTTCCCTTTAAATCCGAGAGTGATCAGATCCTCAAAGGACTCAGGCGCGGCAATGGAGATTTGTTCTTCAGATGCTGTAGCTGATATGGAGGAAGACCCGAAGGTTCTAATGAAGGCAGACCCTGATAGACAAGCATCTTTGCAAACAGAGGTTATCCCAGATCCAATGGAGGGGGAGCAGACCTGGCCCACAGAGGAGGAGCTGAGCGAGGCACATGACTTACTGAAGGAAAGTTCCAAGGTTGTAAAGAAGGTTCCCAAGGGAACATCCAGTTATCAAGCTGAATGGATTCTGGATGAGGATGGTGAAAGTGGTGGGGAAGGAGATGAGTATGATGATATAGAACACGAGAATTTTATGGAAGAGGAATCTCAGGACGAGGGtagtgaagaggaagaagaggaggaatgtGAAACTATGACTATAGGAGAGTCTGTACGTGATGATCTGTATGATGAGAAAGTGGATGAAGAGGCTGAGGAAAAAATGCTGGAGAAATACAAACAAGAAAGACTGGAAGAGATGTTCCCAGATGAAGTAGATACCCCCCGTGATGTGGCTGCTAGAATTCGATTTCAGAAATACAGAGGCCTTAAGAGCTTCCGGACATCTCCTTGGGATCCTAAGGAAAACCTCCCTCGAGATTATGCTCGGATCTTTCAGTTTCAGAACTTTATTAATACCCGGAGACGCATCTTTAAAGAGATTGAAGAAGAAGAAGTTGAAGGAGCTGAGGTTGGCTGGTATGTCACACTTCATGTCTCTGAAGTCCCTGTCTCAGTGGTTGAGCACTTCAAGCGAGGCACACCCTTGATTGCATTTTCGTTACTACCTCATGAACAGAAGATGTCAGTACTTAATATGGTGGTGAGCCGGCACCCTGGCAACACTGAACCTGTGAAAGCTAAAGAGGAGCTGATCTTCCACTGTGGATTCAGGCGCTTCCGAGCCTCACCTTTATTCTCTCAGCACACTGCAGCGGATAAACATAAATTTCAGAGGTTCCTGACTGCAGACACAGCCCTGGTGGTGACAGTATATGCTCCGATCACTTTTCCTCCTGCGTCTGTGCTGCTTTTCAAACAGAACAGCAATGGAATGCACAGCCTCATTGCCACAGGCCATCTCTTGTCAGTGGATCCAGACAGGATGGTCATCAAGAGAGTTGTTCTGAGTGGTCATCCTTTCAAAATTTTTACTAAGACGGCAGTGGTGCGTTACATGTTTTTCAACAGAGAGGATGTACTGTGGTTTAAACCTGTGGAACTGAGAACAAAGTGGGGCCGCAGGGGCCACATCAAGGAGCCTTTAGGTACTCACGGTCACATGAAGTGCAGTTTTGATGGGAAGCTAAAATCTCAGGACACAGTACTGATGAATCTTTATAAGAGAGTTTTCCCCAAGTGGACTTATGATCCATATGTACCAGAACCAGTCCCCTGGGTGAAAAGTGAGATTTCTTCAACAGTGCCTGAAATGGACATGGAGTAA